Below is a genomic region from Candidatus Methylomirabilota bacterium.
CGCCGCATCGCGCCGCACGTAGAAGATCATCTCGTTCGCCGGGAGCGTCTTGTCGCAGCGCTCGACGTTACCCATCCGCCGGCCCCCTGAGCCCCCGCGGGTTCACCTTGACGAACATGATCACGCAGCGCGTGTCCCCGAGGTTCCGGACGTCGTGCGGGACGTTCTTCGGGAACTTCACGATGGAGCCCGCGGGGACGACGACCTCCCGCCCGTCGATGCTCATGTTCGCCGTGCCCTCGAGGACGAAGATCGCCTCCTCCTCCTTGGGATGCGAGTGCATGACCGTGGACTGTCCGGGCTCGTAGCACGCGATCTCGGACCAGAGCTGGTCCGTCTTGAAGAGCATCTTGCGCACGCGCCTGTCGGGCGCGAAGGCCTTGAGCGCGTGGAGATCGAACACCTGCGCGACTCCCGTCGTCGCGGCCACCGCGACCTCGTCGTCCATGGGGCCTCCCCGGGTTCGGGCGTATTGTAGCGGGCTCGGTGCGCTCGCGACAGCCGAGGTGCGTCGGGCGACGGGGGTGGCCGGCCGGCCCGGTGACCTCCAGGCCACCTCCCTATAGGTGATGTGTCAGCCCTAAGTTCCCGTGGGATCGACGATTCTTCTTTCACGTCACACGTGAAAAGTTCTGTGGTATGAAGGGCCCGGAATGAACCGCTTTCCTGGAATGGGCCGCCGGCTCCGCCAGAGGCTCCGGGCGACCGGCTACTGGAGGGACGACCGCCCCGACATCGCCCGCTTCTGCGCCGAGAAGGGGTACCGGCCTCAGTACATCTACGCGTGGCTCGGCGACCGGGTCCCGAGCTACGAGAACCTGATCCGTCTCGGCCGCGATCTGGGCGCCCTGCCGGAGTGGGTCATGTTCGGAACGGGCCCGGGCGCCCGGACGGAGCCCGTCGAGGCCGCAGCCGAGGCAAGGCGCGCCCCGCGCGGCCAGCTCATCGACTTCACCCGGCTGCGGCAGGTGACGAGCCGCCTCGTCCGCCTCGAGGCCGAGCTCGACGCGATCTTCCGCGCCTTCCCCGACTTCTACTTCTGGCTCGACGCCGACGGGACCTTCCTCGCGTGGCAGGGCGGGCGCGGCTCCGAGCTCCACGTGGCGCCGGATCTCATGCTCGGCAAGAGGATCGCCGACGCGTTTCCGCCGGACGCCGCGCAGTCGCTCGAGCGGGGCGCGCGCGACGCCGCGGCCTCGGGGGGCGCTGTGTCGGTCGAGTTCGCGCTCGGCGCGGCGAGCTACGAGACGCGCTTCCTGCCCCTCGGCGCCCGGCCCTCGGCGCCGCGCCGCCTCCTCATGATCGTGCGCGAGATCACCGAGCGGAAGCAGGCGGAGGACGCTGCCAACGCTCTCGCCCGGGTGAGCCACGAGCTCGCCGGCACGCTCGATCCGGCCGAGGCGACCGAGCGGGTGGTCTCCGCGGTGCTCAACCTCTTCCGCGTCCGCCGCGCCGGCCTGTTCCAGCTCGATCCCGCCTCGGGCGCCCTCGTGTGCGTCGCCGTCGCGGGCGCGGGCGGCGACCACAACGCGTGGAAGGGGCGGGTCATCCCCCCCGGCGGCAGCCTGAGCCAGCGGGTGATCCACGAGCGCCGCCCGTTCTGGTCGCATCACGTCACGGCCGAGCCGCGGCGCGACCTGCCCGCCTGGCTCCGCGAGCGCCTCGCGGCGGAGGGCCACAGATCCATCGTCGCCCTGCCGCTCGTCTCGCGCGACGAAGTGCTCGGGACGCTGACGCTCGCGTCGGACTCGGAGCGCGTCTTCACGCCGGTGGAGCTGCGCCTCCTCTCGGGGTTCGCCGACGCCGCGGCGGTCGCGCTCCGCAACGCCCGCCTGTACGAGCTGAGCGAGCGCCGACGGCAGGCGGCCCAGGCGCTCGCCGACGTCGGGCGCCTCGTCACCCGCTCGCTCGACCCGGACGTCGTCGCCCAGCGGATCGCCGACAGCGTCCTCGCCCTCCTCGGCGCACGGGCGTCCGCGATGCTGCGCGTCGAGCCGGTCTTCGGCGATCTCCTCGCGATCGCCGTCGCGGGCGAGGCGACCCCGGGCGTCGCGCGCGGCCTGATCGTGCCGGCGGGGACCTGCGTGGCGAGCCGCGCCGTGCGCGAGCGCCGGCCGGTCGTGACGCAGGATCTGCTCGGTGACCCGTCGCTCACGATCTCGCCCGCGCTCCGCGGCGCGTTCGAGGAGTCGGCGCACCGCGCGGCGCTCGCGGTGCCGCTGCTCGGCCGCGACGGCGCGACGGGCGCCCTGGTGGTGCGAGACCGCACGGGCCATCGCTTCGACGAGGAGGACGTGCGGCTCCTCCAGGCCTTCGCCGATCACGCGGCGCTCGCGCTGGAGAACGCCCAGCGCTTCAGCGAGACGGAGCGTAGCCGCGCCGAGGCGCTCGCCGCGGCGCTCCACTCCGGGCGGCGGTTCGAGAGCCTCGTCCTCGGGCTGACGGCGATCGTGTG
It encodes:
- a CDS encoding cupin domain-containing protein, producing MDDEVAVAATTGVAQVFDLHALKAFAPDRRVRKMLFKTDQLWSEIACYEPGQSTVMHSHPKEEEAIFVLEGTANMSIDGREVVVPAGSIVKFPKNVPHDVRNLGDTRCVIMFVKVNPRGLRGPADG
- a CDS encoding GAF domain-containing protein, with the translated sequence MNRFPGMGRRLRQRLRATGYWRDDRPDIARFCAEKGYRPQYIYAWLGDRVPSYENLIRLGRDLGALPEWVMFGTGPGARTEPVEAAAEARRAPRGQLIDFTRLRQVTSRLVRLEAELDAIFRAFPDFYFWLDADGTFLAWQGGRGSELHVAPDLMLGKRIADAFPPDAAQSLERGARDAAASGGAVSVEFALGAASYETRFLPLGARPSAPRRLLMIVREITERKQAEDAANALARVSHELAGTLDPAEATERVVSAVLNLFRVRRAGLFQLDPASGALVCVAVAGAGGDHNAWKGRVIPPGGSLSQRVIHERRPFWSHHVTAEPRRDLPAWLRERLAAEGHRSIVALPLVSRDEVLGTLTLASDSERVFTPVELRLLSGFADAAAVALRNARLYELSERRRQAAQALADVGRLVTRSLDPDVVAQRIADSVLALLGARASAMLRVEPVFGDLLAIAVAGEATPGVARGLIVPAGTCVASRAVRERRPVVTQDLLGDPSLTISPALRGAFEESAHRAALAVPLLGRDGATGALVVRDRTGHRFDEEDVRLLQAFADHAALALENAQRFSETERSRAEALAAALHSGRRFESLVLGLTAIVWEADAETGRVLFVSDAAERILGYSLERWYTEPDFWLSHVHPEDGERIAAARGAGPSGDHALEYRMIAADGRVVWFSDFVHVVLHEDGRVRWLHGVMVDITESRLAAEATRALGEVGRLLAESADRDAVAGRIADSVRRVFGAWVATLYRMTPDAEGMVTVARARDASDEFDWNGFRPPGTGILWLAMRERRAVFSPDILGDPRLSYPAEIRARLERGRIRAVLGVPLIVQGEVIGALAVGDRAGRSFDEREIRLAQAFADQAALALGKTAAT